One part of the [Pantoea] beijingensis genome encodes these proteins:
- the efeO gene encoding iron uptake system protein EfeO, producing MTIRFRRKALCLALLTLSSASGAAMAADVPQVNISVNDKQCDPMTLTVNAGKTQFIIKNNSMKGVEWEILKGVMVVEERENIAPGFTQKMTANLEAGEYDMTCGLLSNPKGKLIVSATGEKANDGKSDVLQLVGPIAEYKVYVTKEVDQLVTGTKAFTDAIKAGDIEKAKALFAPTRQHYERIEPIAELFSDLDGSIDAREDDYEKKAEDPNFTGFHRLEKVLFGDNTTKGTEEYADRLYKDTQELQVRINELAFPPGKVVGGAAGLIEEVASSKISGEEDRYSRTDLWDFQANIDGAQKIVNLLRPLLEKANPQLLTKVDGNFKKVDAVLAKYRTQTGFESYDKLTTADRNAMKGPVTALAEDLALLRGTLGLD from the coding sequence ATGACTATTCGTTTCCGCCGTAAGGCGCTCTGCCTTGCACTGTTGACGCTGTCTTCGGCGTCAGGGGCCGCCATGGCTGCCGATGTACCCCAGGTTAATATCAGCGTCAATGATAAACAGTGCGATCCGATGACACTGACTGTCAACGCCGGTAAAACCCAGTTCATTATCAAAAATAACAGTATGAAAGGGGTGGAGTGGGAGATCCTGAAAGGCGTGATGGTTGTAGAAGAACGCGAAAATATTGCGCCAGGATTCACTCAAAAAATGACGGCAAACCTTGAAGCCGGCGAATATGATATGACGTGTGGGCTGTTGAGCAATCCCAAAGGTAAACTAATCGTCAGTGCAACGGGTGAAAAAGCAAATGATGGTAAATCCGACGTGCTGCAGCTGGTAGGACCCATTGCCGAATATAAAGTTTACGTGACCAAAGAGGTCGATCAACTGGTCACTGGGACCAAAGCCTTCACTGATGCGATAAAAGCGGGTGATATAGAGAAAGCCAAAGCATTATTTGCTCCAACACGTCAGCATTATGAGCGCATAGAACCGATCGCGGAATTGTTCTCCGATCTGGATGGCAGTATTGATGCCCGCGAAGATGATTACGAGAAGAAGGCCGAAGATCCGAACTTTACCGGATTCCACCGTTTGGAGAAGGTGCTATTTGGCGATAACACCACCAAGGGAACGGAAGAGTATGCCGACCGTTTATACAAAGACACGCAAGAGTTGCAGGTGCGTATCAATGAGTTGGCATTTCCTCCGGGCAAAGTTGTGGGTGGTGCGGCAGGTTTGATTGAAGAAGTCGCGTCCAGCAAAATCTCGGGTGAGGAAGATCGTTATAGCCGTACCGATCTGTGGGACTTCCAGGCAAATATTGATGGTGCCCAAAAAATTGTGAACCTGCTGCGTCCGTTGCTTGAGAAAGCGAATCCTCAATTATTAACAAAAGTGGATGGTAACTTCAAAAAAGTGGATGCGGTTCTTGCCAAATACCGCACGCAAACGGGATTTGAGTCTTACGATAAGCTTACAACAGCCGATCGCAATGCAATGAAGGGCCCTGTTACGGCGTTGGCTGAAGATCTTGCTTTGCTTCGTGGAACCTTAGGTCTGGACTAA
- the phoH gene encoding phosphate starvation-inducible protein PhoH, whose product MGRQKAVIKARREAKRVLRGDSRSHRQREEESVTSLVQMGGLDSIGMARDTRDNSPIEARNEAQAHYLNAIETKQLIFATGEAGCGKTWISAAKAAEALIHKDVDRIIVTRPVLQADEDLGFLPGDISEKFAPYFRPVYDVLVKRLGSSFMQYCLRPEIGKVEIAPFAYMRGRTFENAVVILDEAQNVTAAQMKMFLTRLGENVTVIVNGDITQCDLPSHVQSGLSDALARFQEDELVSIVRFGKEDCVRSMLCQRALNAYT is encoded by the coding sequence ATGGGAAGACAGAAAGCAGTGATCAAAGCGCGTCGTGAAGCCAAACGTGTGCTTCGTGGCGATTCACGCAGTCATCGTCAGCGTGAAGAAGAATCGGTCACCTCGCTGGTGCAGATGGGTGGGCTGGATTCAATCGGTATGGCACGTGATACCCGTGACAATTCGCCAATTGAAGCCAGAAATGAAGCTCAGGCGCACTATCTCAATGCCATAGAAACGAAACAACTGATTTTCGCTACCGGTGAAGCGGGTTGCGGTAAAACCTGGATCAGTGCAGCGAAAGCCGCTGAGGCTCTGATACATAAAGATGTAGACAGAATTATTGTCACACGTCCGGTGCTGCAGGCGGATGAGGATCTGGGTTTTTTGCCTGGTGATATTTCCGAGAAATTTGCACCTTATTTCCGACCTGTGTATGACGTTCTGGTTAAACGTCTTGGCTCTTCCTTTATGCAATATTGTTTACGGCCTGAAATTGGTAAAGTTGAAATTGCGCCATTCGCATACATGCGTGGCCGCACATTTGAAAATGCGGTGGTGATTCTGGATGAGGCGCAGAATGTTACCGCAGCGCAGATGAAGATGTTTTTGACTCGTCTTGGAGAGAATGTGACGGTAATCGTGAATGGTGATATTACCCAGTGTGATTTACCGTCTCATGTACAGTCCGGCCTGAGCGATGCTTTGGCGCGTTTCCAGGAAGATGAACTGGTCAGTATCGTGCGTTTTGGTAAAGAGGATTGTGTACGCTCAATGCTTTGTCAGCGTGCATTGAATGCATATACGTAA
- the efeU gene encoding iron uptake transporter permease EfeU: protein MFVPFLIMLREGLEAALIVSLIASYLKRTQRSRWFGAMWGGVFIAAALCLAFGVFINETTGEFPQKEQELFEGLVAVIAVCILTWMVFWMRKAARNVKAQLEDAVDHALQKGNHNGWALVFMVFLAVAREGLESVFFLLAAFQQDVGMGPPLGAMLGLATAVVLGMLLYWGGVRLNLAKFFKWTSLFILFVAAGLAASAIRAFHEAGLWNQFQNTAFDFSQSLSTHTVFGTLLEGILGYQEAPTVSEVAVYFIYLIPALLLFILPARPTASAARTAR from the coding sequence ATGTTTGTCCCTTTTCTCATTATGCTGCGTGAAGGATTAGAGGCAGCACTGATTGTCAGCCTGATTGCCAGCTATCTCAAACGAACCCAACGTTCTCGCTGGTTTGGTGCAATGTGGGGCGGCGTATTCATTGCTGCCGCACTGTGTTTAGCGTTCGGTGTGTTTATCAATGAAACCACCGGTGAATTTCCGCAGAAAGAACAGGAACTTTTTGAGGGGTTGGTGGCGGTTATTGCAGTCTGCATTCTTACCTGGATGGTGTTCTGGATGCGCAAAGCTGCACGTAATGTCAAAGCCCAGTTAGAAGATGCCGTGGACCATGCTCTGCAAAAGGGAAATCACAATGGCTGGGCGCTGGTGTTTATGGTGTTTCTGGCTGTCGCGCGCGAAGGCCTTGAATCCGTCTTCTTCTTGCTGGCCGCTTTTCAGCAGGATGTTGGCATGGGGCCCCCGTTAGGTGCGATGTTAGGGCTGGCTACAGCGGTTGTTTTGGGGATGCTGCTTTATTGGGGAGGCGTACGCTTAAACCTGGCGAAGTTTTTCAAATGGACCAGCTTGTTTATTTTGTTTGTGGCGGCAGGTCTTGCAGCCAGCGCCATCCGTGCATTTCACGAAGCCGGGTTGTGGAATCAATTTCAGAATACGGCATTCGATTTCAGCCAATCTCTCTCAACGCATACCGTTTTTGGCACGTTACTGGAAGGTATTTTGGGCTACCAGGAAGCGCCAACCGTGAGTGAAGTCGCGGTGTACTTTATCTATTTGATTCCGGCGCTGCTGCTTTTCATTTTGCCAGCACGCCCGACGGCCTCAGCCGCGCGAACCGCGCGCTAA
- the efeB gene encoding iron uptake transporter deferrochelatase/peroxidase subunit: MDKELDATLPSRRRLLKGMGILSGALAVGGGCPVAAATPEDKSFSPGALSPNARMEQQPFYGVHQAGIVTPQQASMMLVSFDVLAADKNDLERLFRLLTDRIAFLTTGGKAPQVSNPQLPPMDSGILGDNIYPDNLTITVSVGASLFDGRFGLQAHKPLKLETMKRFPNDALDTRLCHGDVLLQICANTNDTVIHALRDIIKHSPDLLSVRWRREGFISDHAARSKGKETPINLLGFKDGTANPNTADQPLMNNILWVSAEQGEPGWATHGSYQATRIIQFHVEFWDRTPLREQQTIFGREKHSGAPLGMKYEHDVPDYLQDPDGVTIPLDAHIRLANPRTLATQNSLMLRRGYSYSLGVSQAGQLDMGLLFVCYQHDLEKGFLSVQQRLNGEALEEYIKPIGGGYFFVLPGVPDDKHFLGQTLLEA, encoded by the coding sequence ATGGATAAAGAATTGGACGCGACGTTACCGTCGCGTCGTCGTTTACTCAAAGGGATGGGCATTCTGAGTGGTGCCCTGGCAGTGGGCGGCGGCTGTCCGGTCGCCGCTGCTACCCCTGAAGATAAGTCGTTTTCACCGGGTGCGTTGTCGCCGAATGCACGGATGGAGCAACAGCCTTTTTATGGTGTGCATCAAGCGGGTATTGTGACGCCGCAACAGGCGTCAATGATGTTGGTATCTTTTGATGTATTGGCTGCGGATAAAAACGATCTTGAGCGGCTATTCCGGTTGCTGACCGATCGTATCGCTTTCCTCACGACCGGAGGAAAAGCTCCCCAGGTGAGTAATCCACAATTGCCACCGATGGACTCCGGTATTCTCGGCGATAACATCTATCCTGATAATCTCACCATCACCGTCTCGGTTGGCGCCTCTCTTTTTGACGGGCGCTTCGGCCTGCAAGCTCATAAACCGCTAAAACTGGAAACCATGAAGCGTTTCCCTAACGACGCGCTGGATACCCGCCTGTGTCACGGTGATGTACTGCTGCAGATTTGTGCCAATACTAACGATACGGTCATCCATGCGCTAAGGGATATTATTAAGCATTCGCCCGATCTGCTGAGCGTACGCTGGCGACGTGAAGGATTTATTTCCGATCATGCTGCCCGCAGTAAAGGAAAGGAGACGCCGATTAACCTGCTGGGTTTTAAGGATGGAACCGCGAATCCCAATACGGCTGACCAGCCGCTGATGAATAACATTCTGTGGGTGAGTGCGGAGCAGGGGGAACCGGGCTGGGCTACGCACGGAAGTTACCAGGCGACACGTATTATTCAGTTTCATGTAGAATTTTGGGACCGCACCCCGCTACGTGAGCAGCAGACTATTTTTGGTCGGGAAAAGCACAGCGGAGCGCCGCTTGGCATGAAATATGAGCATGATGTTCCGGACTATTTACAGGATCCGGACGGTGTGACCATTCCACTCGATGCGCATATTCGTCTGGCCAATCCACGCACGCTGGCGACGCAAAACAGTTTGATGCTGCGGCGGGGATACAGTTATTCGTTGGGCGTCTCTCAGGCGGGGCAGCTTGATATGGGGCTGTTATTCGTCTGCTATCAGCATGATTTAGAAAAAGGTTTTTTGTCCGTTCAGCAGCGCTTAAACGGTGAGGCGCTGGAAGAATATATAAAGCCTATCGGCGGCGGTTATTTTTTTGTTTTACCCGGCGTACCCGACGATAAACATTTTCTGGGGCAGACGTTACTCGAAGCCTGA